The Flavobacteriales bacterium genome has a window encoding:
- a CDS encoding M15 family metallopeptidase yields MFLYQSFLGIFLIITLQSCNSPAPTPSDSFTTTQRKKTIQDTTIIAIDSIIVPPPICEWETYLENEGLVDIQTLDSSILVELKYSSEDNFMKKDMYGCLEKCFLQPDVAEKLLHAQQFLKAINPKLTLLIYDGLRPRSIQQYMWDILDLPLHEKVKFVSNPKRGSLHNFGAAVDITIYNTDSLKPLDMGAPYDYIGVKAWPTKEKLMLEQGVITQQHIENRKLLRKVMTKAKFFNIQTEWWHFNSCYRKKAYEIYQIIEGFPIVET; encoded by the coding sequence ATGTTTCTTTACCAATCATTTTTAGGAATATTTTTGATCATCACTTTACAAAGTTGTAACTCTCCGGCACCAACTCCTTCTGATTCGTTTACAACAACACAACGTAAAAAAACGATTCAAGACACTACTATTATTGCGATTGATAGTATTATTGTCCCCCCTCCTATTTGTGAATGGGAAACTTATTTAGAAAATGAAGGTTTAGTTGATATTCAAACATTGGATTCCTCAATATTAGTTGAATTAAAATACTCATCTGAGGACAACTTTATGAAAAAAGATATGTATGGTTGTTTAGAAAAGTGTTTTTTACAGCCAGATGTTGCTGAAAAATTGCTTCATGCTCAACAGTTTCTGAAAGCCATTAATCCCAAACTTACTTTATTAATTTATGATGGCCTTCGCCCACGCTCCATACAACAATATATGTGGGATATTTTGGATTTGCCTCTGCATGAAAAAGTTAAATTTGTTTCTAATCCAAAAAGAGGTTCTCTTCATAATTTTGGTGCTGCTGTTGACATCACCATCTATAATACCGACTCCTTAAAACCTTTAGACATGGGAGCTCCATACGATTATATTGGTGTTAAAGCTTGGCCTACAAAAGAAAAACTAATGTTGGAACAAGGTGTTATTACCCAACAACATATTGAGAATAGAAAATTATTGCGAAAAGTTATGACTAAGGCCAAATTCTTTAATATACAAACTGAATGGTGGCATTTTAACTCATGTTATCGAAAAAAAGCCTATGAGATTTATCAAATAATTGAAGGTTTCCCAATTGTTGAAACATAA
- a CDS encoding hydroxyacid dehydrogenase gives MKIAILDDIHPIIVETLAQYNCELIDHKTTSYESFKRVISDYDGILLRSRLKMNKDLLSQAQQLKFIGRPGAGLENIDLDYCTTNNIQVFRSPEGNMDAVGEHAIGMLFTLFNNLNKAINEVKQGVWLREDNRGIELKGKTVGILGYGYMGSTFAKKLSGFGVKTIAYDKYISGFGCDNVEEVTLDQLFEQTDILSIHTPLTAETIEMVNSDFITQFKKPIYIINTARGKSLVTQDVVELIKTGKVLGVCLDVLEYESSSFEFLEANNIPAPLNYLLNSPKAVITPHIAGWTHEAKYKMGKVLVEKIISAFF, from the coding sequence ATGAAAATTGCAATTCTTGATGATATTCATCCTATTATTGTCGAAACATTGGCACAATACAATTGTGAATTAATTGACCATAAAACGACTTCTTATGAAAGTTTTAAGCGCGTGATATCAGACTATGATGGAATTCTACTCAGAAGCCGCCTTAAAATGAATAAGGATTTATTATCACAAGCTCAACAACTTAAGTTTATTGGACGTCCTGGTGCTGGATTAGAGAACATTGATCTGGACTATTGTACAACTAATAACATCCAAGTATTTCGTTCTCCTGAGGGAAACATGGATGCAGTTGGAGAACACGCTATTGGAATGCTCTTTACTCTATTTAACAACCTGAACAAAGCAATTAATGAAGTAAAACAAGGAGTTTGGTTAAGGGAGGATAATCGCGGGATAGAGCTAAAGGGAAAAACTGTTGGTATTCTTGGCTATGGCTATATGGGAAGTACATTTGCCAAAAAACTTAGCGGTTTTGGAGTAAAAACGATTGCCTATGATAAATACATTTCTGGCTTTGGGTGTGATAATGTTGAAGAAGTAACGCTTGATCAACTATTTGAACAAACAGATATTTTAAGTATCCACACTCCATTAACAGCAGAAACAATTGAAATGGTAAATTCAGATTTTATTACTCAATTCAAAAAGCCTATATATATTATTAATACAGCAAGAGGAAAATCTTTAGTAACCCAAGATGTTGTTGAACTCATTAAAACAGGAAAAGTATTAGGAGTTTGTTTAGATGTATTGGAATACGAAAGCAGCAGCTTTGAATTTTTAGAAGCGAATAACATTCCTGCCCCATTAAACTACTTATTAAATAGCCCAAAAGCTGTTATTACCCCTCACATTGCCGGTTGGACACATGAGGCTAAATATAAAATGGGTAAAGTTCTCGTAGAAAAGATTATCTCAGCCTTTTTCTAG
- a CDS encoding SulP family inorganic anion transporter, with translation MLELIKKQTANAKDDILSGLTVALALVPEAVAFAFVAGVDPLVGLYGAFIMGLITSVFGGRPGMISGATGAMAVVMVALIKGGNEVGMNMEVPVENLGLQYLFLTLLLVGIIQISAGLFKLGKFVRLIPHPVMMGFVNGLAIVIFLSQLGMFKTFEWDEFGKRVVNPETGEYVKHWLTGTTMYIMAALVGLTMLIMYFLPKITTKIPAALTAIIVVAGIAIFGLSDYDIATVGSFIRDGGGEGLKGAFPSFSVEMFTAVPLTLETFYFILPFALILAAVGLIESLMTLNLVDELTETHGNGNRECIAQGSANMLNGFFGGMGGCAMIGQSIINVNSGGRGRLSGIVASVTLLIFILFASKYIEQVPIAALVGVMFMVVIGTFAWSSFRILHKIPRADAFVIILVSTLTVIFDLAIAVIAGVIVSALVFSWQNAVKIRARKRIKEDGTKVYEIWGPLFFGSIQNFNQKFDVANDPEKIEIDFIESRVSDHSGMEAITNIVGKYEKAGKSVKLKHLSPDCQALLIKGDRHFSELIEKDIDDPRYFVVTDQEETFAL, from the coding sequence ATGTTAGAATTAATAAAGAAACAAACAGCCAACGCTAAAGATGATATTTTATCAGGATTAACCGTAGCTCTGGCTTTAGTTCCTGAAGCTGTAGCTTTTGCTTTTGTTGCTGGTGTAGATCCTTTAGTAGGATTATATGGAGCTTTTATAATGGGATTAATTACTTCTGTGTTTGGTGGTCGTCCAGGGATGATTTCTGGAGCAACAGGTGCAATGGCGGTTGTAATGGTTGCGTTGATTAAAGGAGGAAATGAGGTAGGAATGAATATGGAAGTTCCAGTAGAAAATTTAGGACTTCAATATTTATTTTTAACGCTATTACTTGTAGGAATAATCCAAATTAGCGCAGGGTTATTTAAGTTAGGTAAGTTTGTAAGGTTAATACCACACCCCGTAATGATGGGATTCGTTAATGGGTTAGCAATTGTGATCTTTTTATCCCAGTTGGGAATGTTTAAGACCTTTGAGTGGGATGAGTTTGGAAAAAGAGTCGTTAATCCAGAAACAGGAGAGTATGTAAAACATTGGCTCACAGGTACAACTATGTATATTATGGCTGCATTGGTTGGTTTAACTATGCTTATCATGTACTTTTTACCTAAAATTACAACAAAAATACCCGCTGCATTAACAGCAATAATTGTAGTTGCAGGAATCGCAATTTTTGGTTTGTCTGATTATGATATTGCAACAGTAGGTTCTTTTATTAGAGATGGTGGAGGAGAAGGATTAAAAGGAGCATTTCCATCATTTAGTGTAGAGATGTTTACCGCAGTACCTTTAACATTGGAAACGTTCTATTTTATCCTCCCTTTTGCATTAATTCTAGCAGCTGTAGGTTTGATAGAATCATTAATGACATTAAATTTAGTAGATGAATTAACCGAAACTCATGGAAATGGGAATAGAGAATGTATTGCACAAGGAAGTGCTAATATGTTGAATGGCTTTTTCGGAGGAATGGGAGGCTGTGCTATGATTGGTCAGTCAATTATTAATGTGAATTCAGGTGGTAGAGGTCGTTTATCTGGTATTGTCGCATCTGTAACCTTATTAATATTTATTTTATTTGCATCTAAATATATCGAACAAGTTCCTATTGCTGCACTTGTAGGGGTAATGTTTATGGTTGTTATTGGTACGTTTGCATGGTCAAGCTTTAGAATTTTACATAAGATACCTAGAGCAGATGCATTTGTTATTATTTTGGTTTCAACGCTAACAGTTATATTTGATTTAGCAATTGCTGTTATTGCAGGTGTAATTGTTTCAGCTTTAGTGTTCTCTTGGCAAAATGCTGTAAAAATTAGAGCAAGAAAAAGAATCAAAGAAGATGGAACAAAAGTTTATGAAATTTGGGGACCATTGTTTTTTGGATCTATTCAAAATTTTAATCAAAAGTTTGATGTAGCCAATGATCCTGAAAAAATAGAAATAGATTTTATTGAATCAAGAGTTAGTGATCATTCTGGAATGGAAGCAATTACTAATATTGTTGGAAAATATGAAAAAGCTGGAAAGTCAGTTAAGTTAAAGCATTTAAGTCCTGATTGTCAAGCCCTATTAATCAAAGGAGATCGTCATTTTTCCGAGTTAATAGAGAAAGATATTGATGACCCTAGGTATTTTGTGGTAACAGATCAAGAAGAGACTTTTGCACTTTAA
- the mgtE gene encoding magnesium transporter, which produces MQFELTKEFLDDISTAVAERNSVFVVENISELHPVDIAEILDQVNLQEAQFIYRQLDEDQASSVLVELEEDIREQFLASLSAKEIATQLDNIESDDAADIIQDLPEYRKQRVLSQIEDEEHSDEISMLLEYDEDSAGGLMATEYIVTNINWTIEQSLLELRLQAEETSYVYTIYVVNDDNELLGTLSLKSFLYADNKTKIKNLYRKEPISVSVETDSEEVAQLMEKYDLVAMPVVDAENKLVGRITIDDIVDVIKEEAEKDFQMASGISERVDDKDTVWVLTRARLPWLLVGLFGGILGSLVIGSFDEQLKILPVLAFFIPLIGAMGGNVGVQSSAIIVQGIANNSLSLDSTTKKILKELGVALLNGTVLGILIFAYTIVTEAELKLSLTIATSLFSVIVFAGIFGTLIPLILHKRKIDPALATGPFITTLNDIIGQLIYFSIAWFFFF; this is translated from the coding sequence ATGCAGTTTGAATTAACAAAAGAGTTTTTAGATGATATAAGTACTGCTGTTGCAGAACGGAACTCTGTTTTTGTTGTAGAAAACATAAGCGAACTTCACCCTGTTGATATTGCAGAAATCTTAGATCAGGTCAATTTACAGGAAGCTCAATTTATTTATCGTCAATTAGACGAAGATCAAGCTTCTTCAGTATTAGTGGAGTTAGAAGAGGATATTCGAGAGCAGTTTCTTGCCTCTTTATCAGCTAAGGAGATTGCTACCCAACTGGATAATATAGAATCAGATGATGCAGCAGATATTATTCAAGATCTTCCCGAATACAGAAAGCAACGTGTATTATCTCAAATAGAAGACGAAGAGCATTCTGATGAGATATCTATGCTATTAGAGTATGACGAAGACTCTGCAGGAGGTTTAATGGCTACAGAATACATTGTAACAAACATTAACTGGACAATTGAGCAGAGTCTATTAGAACTTCGTTTACAAGCTGAAGAAACGTCTTATGTTTATACCATATACGTTGTAAATGATGATAATGAACTTCTAGGGACATTATCTCTTAAGAGTTTTCTCTATGCTGATAATAAAACTAAAATAAAGAACCTTTATCGTAAAGAACCTATATCCGTTTCTGTAGAAACGGATTCTGAGGAAGTTGCCCAACTCATGGAAAAATACGATTTGGTTGCAATGCCAGTTGTTGATGCTGAAAATAAACTGGTGGGACGTATCACTATTGATGACATTGTTGATGTTATAAAAGAGGAAGCCGAAAAGGATTTCCAAATGGCCAGTGGTATCTCTGAACGTGTAGATGATAAAGATACAGTTTGGGTACTAACTAGAGCTCGATTACCTTGGCTACTTGTTGGATTGTTTGGTGGAATTTTAGGTTCTTTAGTCATAGGAAGCTTTGACGAGCAATTAAAGATTTTACCTGTATTAGCATTCTTTATCCCTTTAATTGGAGCTATGGGTGGTAATGTAGGGGTACAATCATCTGCCATCATTGTTCAAGGTATAGCTAACAACTCGCTTTCTTTGGATTCTACAACCAAAAAAATTCTTAAAGAATTGGGAGTTGCATTATTAAATGGTACGGTATTAGGTATTTTAATTTTTGCTTATACCATTGTTACTGAAGCTGAATTAAAATTAAGTTTGACCATTGCTACTTCTCTATTTTCGGTCATTGTTTTTGCTGGGATTTTTGGCACCTTAATCCCTTTAATCTTACACAAAAGAAAAATTGATCCGGCTTTAGCTACAGGCCCTTTTATTACAACACTCAACGATATTATTGGACAGTTAATTTACTTTTCAATCGCTTGGTTTTTCTTTTTCTAA
- a CDS encoding PorP/SprF family type IX secretion system membrane protein yields the protein MKKYLLIFMVTLFVSLIVWGQQDRHYSMFNESTMALNPGATGLFPGDVQLFLGYRNQWSAINPNMFKTTSGSIDAKVYQKDNYYFGAGINFYNDVAGDSFLKTGIYNLSLSAGVEIDRDQFLAIGFQPTYYQRSIELGQMTWGNQWAGEQFNILQPSGEATFAESIVQFDLNSGVYYYGQVQDNLLLTFGGSVGHITRPNVGFYTPDEKIYRKYIVNASAEYGIPNSKIYIDPSAYFLRQGPNQSVALGSDIKYMFKESSKYTGYYDEKSFLVGLYYRSSDSFYSKIGLNWAGISFGAAYDINISSLSLATNGMGGMEFFLRYRIGFEGKYNGFK from the coding sequence ATGAAAAAGTATTTATTAATCTTTATGGTAACACTGTTTGTGTCGTTAATAGTTTGGGGACAACAGGATCGACATTATAGTATGTTTAATGAGTCAACAATGGCTTTAAATCCTGGTGCTACTGGATTATTTCCTGGAGATGTACAGTTGTTTTTAGGATATAGAAATCAGTGGAGCGCTATTAACCCTAATATGTTTAAGACAACTTCTGGTAGTATAGATGCTAAAGTCTATCAAAAAGATAACTATTATTTTGGAGCGGGTATTAACTTCTATAATGATGTTGCAGGAGATAGTTTTTTGAAGACAGGGATTTATAATTTAAGTCTGAGTGCAGGTGTAGAAATTGATCGAGATCAGTTTTTGGCAATCGGTTTTCAACCTACTTACTATCAACGTTCTATAGAGCTGGGGCAAATGACTTGGGGAAACCAATGGGCAGGAGAGCAATTTAATATCTTACAACCATCAGGTGAAGCAACATTTGCAGAAAGTATTGTTCAATTTGATTTAAATTCAGGAGTGTATTACTATGGACAGGTGCAAGATAACTTGCTGTTAACATTTGGAGGTTCTGTAGGACATATTACAAGACCTAATGTTGGGTTCTATACCCCTGATGAAAAAATTTATAGAAAATATATTGTTAATGCTTCTGCAGAATATGGAATACCTAATTCTAAGATTTATATTGACCCAAGTGCTTATTTTTTGAGACAAGGTCCTAATCAATCTGTTGCACTTGGAAGTGATATTAAATACATGTTTAAGGAAAGCTCTAAGTATACAGGATATTATGATGAAAAGTCGTTCTTAGTAGGACTATACTATCGTTCCTCAGATTCTTTCTATTCAAAAATAGGATTAAACTGGGCAGGAATTTCTTTTGGAGCTGCTTATGATATTAATATCTCTTCCTTGTCATTAGCGACTAACGGTATGGGAGGAATGGAGTTCTTTTTACGTTATCGTATAGGCTTTGAAGGAAAGTACAATGGGTTTAAATAA
- a CDS encoding PKD domain-containing protein: MIKNAFVILLSVISLNSFGQAVSNGSFENPSSPCPAGLGSIDNATDWSNTYNNVVGDTCSSTDLFNTCGLAGVVSVPNNLAGSQTAHSGNAYAGILVYGEPVGQNYREYVQNHLTAPLVAGQTYCLSVWVSLADNSHFSIANFGVKFTPTPINISCTGIGSTALSDNGFTPDVSYSGPQVDDTDCWTLLTFDYTATGGEEYVTFGNFENAGGTTTAPNVPASTLPGGIGFSGENSSYYYVDDMELTAGTCCNAAIDYCGDGTLCTTDSPVNFTGFVSGGTWTGTGITNASAGTFDPATAGAGTHTITHTLPCGDVETLDITVNVCLEVCVESNGDFTVSNGTGPYTWSNQTTTVDCSGCPLGNCIPNICDGVTVISWVPFGNGATITPSGSFPIQVEDANGQTFEIANAGSLQACSSTPPCDSTINPFGPFCTTDLASNLSAVTAGGTWSGTGITSGTAGTFDPATAGAGTHTITYTLTCGSTNTIDVVVNSCGNPVASFTASNTVLCENDCIDFTNQTTGVGSSATYSWTFTGATTASSTDQHPTNICYPAVGTYAVSLTVTDNGNTDDTTITSYITVSSCTGVNVDFTPSDDTICQTGCVTFTNNSTGSGIANFGWNFPGGNPSTFVGVTPPQVCFANPGSYQVTLVAADASNNPLGTQDVTIVVEPCSVPTVNFTVSQQNICENDCVNFTDQSFGIVGSATYSWSFPGANTPTSTSQNPTNICYPNIGTYEVTLAVTDANATGDTTITGLITVSECDPPVPSFTISNNNICLGSCIDFTNTSTNSDSYEWIFDGGFPGGSTDENPTNICFNTEGVFNISLIAFNSLTSDTIIQTVTVSQPPLLTISDDVTIIQGTNTVLSIETDGVSYVWTPTTGLSCEDCLSTVAEPDSTTLYTVSVIADNGCAVTAEVLVTVVTIEAIGVPSAFSPNGDQVNDILFVEGAGIAKMNFNIYNRYGQKVFESNDQDFGWDGKFKGKEENPGVFAYTLEYVLNNGETGVMKGNITLVK; this comes from the coding sequence ATGATAAAGAATGCTTTTGTAATACTTCTTAGTGTTATTTCTCTAAATAGTTTTGGACAAGCTGTTTCCAATGGTAGTTTCGAAAATCCTTCTAGTCCATGTCCTGCTGGTTTAGGAAGTATTGATAACGCTACAGATTGGTCGAATACTTATAATAACGTAGTAGGGGATACTTGTAGTTCAACAGACTTATTTAACACGTGTGGTTTGGCAGGTGTTGTAAGTGTTCCTAACAATTTGGCTGGAAGTCAAACTGCTCATTCAGGCAATGCTTATGCTGGAATTCTTGTTTATGGAGAACCTGTAGGGCAAAATTATAGAGAATATGTTCAAAACCATTTAACAGCTCCTTTAGTAGCTGGACAAACCTACTGTTTGTCTGTATGGGTAAGTTTAGCTGATAACTCTCACTTTTCAATAGCAAATTTTGGGGTGAAATTTACTCCAACTCCAATAAATATTTCTTGTACAGGAATAGGTAGTACAGCTTTATCTGATAATGGATTTACTCCTGATGTTTCCTATTCAGGACCTCAAGTAGACGACACTGATTGCTGGACATTATTAACATTTGATTATACCGCAACAGGAGGAGAGGAATATGTGACTTTTGGTAACTTTGAAAATGCAGGAGGAACTACTACAGCTCCCAATGTCCCTGCTTCAACACTGCCTGGAGGTATCGGTTTCTCTGGGGAAAATAGTTCTTATTATTATGTCGATGATATGGAATTAACAGCAGGTACCTGCTGTAATGCCGCAATTGATTATTGCGGAGATGGAACCCTATGTACAACAGATTCTCCTGTAAACTTTACTGGATTTGTATCAGGAGGAACATGGACTGGAACAGGGATTACGAATGCATCTGCAGGGACTTTTGACCCCGCAACAGCAGGAGCAGGAACTCACACGATTACACATACACTTCCTTGTGGAGATGTAGAAACATTGGATATTACAGTAAATGTATGTTTAGAAGTTTGTGTAGAGTCTAATGGAGATTTTACTGTTTCAAATGGTACTGGACCATATACTTGGTCTAACCAAACAACAACTGTTGATTGTAGTGGATGTCCTTTAGGAAACTGTATTCCTAATATTTGTGATGGTGTAACTGTAATATCTTGGGTGCCATTTGGTAATGGTGCAACAATAACTCCATCAGGATCTTTCCCTATTCAAGTAGAAGATGCTAACGGACAAACATTTGAAATTGCTAATGCAGGAAGTTTACAAGCGTGCTCATCAACACCTCCATGTGATTCTACAATTAACCCTTTTGGACCGTTTTGTACAACAGATTTAGCTAGTAATTTATCTGCTGTGACAGCTGGAGGTACTTGGTCTGGAACTGGAATAACGAGTGGAACAGCAGGAACGTTTGATCCAGCGACAGCAGGAGCTGGTACACATACTATTACTTATACATTGACTTGTGGATCAACTAATACCATTGATGTAGTAGTCAATAGCTGTGGTAACCCGGTTGCAAGTTTTACTGCATCGAACACAGTATTGTGTGAAAATGATTGTATTGATTTTACCAATCAAACTACCGGAGTAGGAAGTAGTGCGACGTATAGTTGGACATTTACTGGAGCTACGACTGCATCTTCAACAGACCAACATCCAACAAATATTTGTTATCCTGCTGTAGGGACTTATGCTGTAAGTTTAACAGTAACAGATAATGGAAATACTGATGATACTACTATTACAAGTTATATTACTGTATCGAGTTGTACGGGAGTGAATGTAGATTTTACCCCATCTGATGATACCATTTGTCAAACAGGATGTGTTACATTTACTAATAACTCAACAGGTTCTGGTATTGCTAATTTTGGTTGGAACTTTCCAGGAGGAAATCCATCAACTTTTGTCGGAGTAACTCCACCTCAGGTATGCTTTGCCAATCCAGGTTCTTATCAAGTGACGTTAGTAGCCGCAGATGCAAGTAATAATCCATTAGGGACTCAAGATGTAACTATTGTCGTTGAGCCATGCTCTGTTCCAACTGTAAACTTTACGGTATCTCAACAAAATATATGTGAAAATGATTGTGTAAACTTTACCGATCAAAGTTTTGGAATAGTAGGTTCTGCTACCTATAGTTGGAGCTTCCCTGGAGCTAATACACCTACCAGTACATCGCAAAACCCAACGAATATTTGTTATCCAAATATTGGGACCTATGAAGTTACACTAGCTGTAACAGATGCTAATGCAACTGGCGATACAACAATTACAGGATTAATTACAGTATCTGAGTGTGATCCACCAGTACCATCATTTACAATTTCAAATAATAACATTTGTTTAGGTAGCTGTATTGATTTTACTAACACCAGTACCAATTCAGATAGTTACGAGTGGATTTTTGATGGAGGGTTCCCTGGAGGATCTACAGACGAAAACCCAACAAATATTTGTTTTAATACAGAGGGAGTGTTTAATATTTCTTTAATTGCATTCAACTCTTTGACCAGTGATACTATCATACAGACAGTAACAGTATCACAACCTCCATTATTAACAATAAGCGATGATGTAACAATTATCCAAGGGACGAATACTGTATTGTCGATCGAAACTGATGGAGTAAGTTATGTATGGACTCCTACAACAGGGCTTTCATGTGAAGATTGTTTATCGACTGTTGCAGAACCCGATTCAACAACATTATATACGGTAAGTGTTATTGCTGATAATGGTTGCGCTGTTACAGCTGAGGTATTGGTTACTGTAGTCACTATTGAAGCGATAGGTGTTCCATCTGCTTTTTCTCCAAACGGAGACCAGGTCAACGATATCTTATTTGTTGAAGGTGCTGGGATTGCTAAAATGAATTTTAATATTTATAACCGATATGGTCAAAAAGTATTTGAGTCTAATGATCAAGATTTTGGTTGGGATGGTAAGTTTAAAGGAAAAGAAGAAAATCCAGGTGTTTTTGCCTATACCTTAGAATATGTTTTAAATAATGGAGAAACAGGGGTAATGAAAGGAAATATAACATTAGTAAAGTAA